In one window of Escherichia coli DSM 30083 = JCM 1649 = ATCC 11775 DNA:
- the flgE gene encoding flagellar hook protein FlgE → MAFSQAVSGLNAAATNLDVIGNNIANSATYGFKSGTASFADMFAGSKVGLGVKVAGITQDFTDGTTTNTGRGLDVAISQNGFFRLVDSNGSVFYSRNGQFKLDENRNLVNMQGLQLTGYPATGTPPTIQQGANPTNISIPNTLMAAKTTTTASMQINLNSSDSLPSVNAFDASNADSYNKKGSVTVFDSQGNAHDMSVYFVKTGDNNWQVYTQDSSDPNSIAKTATTLVFNANGVLTSNPTANISTGAINGADPATFSLSFLNSMQQNTGANNIVATTQNGYKPGDLVSYQINDDGTVVGNYSNEQTQLLGQIVLANFANNEGLASEGDNVWSATQSSGVALLGTAGTGNFGTLTNGALEASNVDLSKELVNMIVAQRNYQSNAQTIKTQDQILNTLVNLR, encoded by the coding sequence ATGGCCTTTTCTCAAGCGGTTAGCGGATTAAACGCTGCCGCCACCAACCTCGATGTTATTGGCAACAATATCGCCAACTCCGCCACCTACGGCTTTAAATCAGGCACGGCCTCTTTTGCCGATATGTTTGCCGGTTCGAAAGTGGGACTGGGGGTAAAAGTTGCCGGTATCACCCAGGACTTTACCGATGGCACGACCACCAACACCGGGCGAGGTCTGGACGTTGCTATCAGCCAGAACGGTTTTTTCCGTCTGGTAGACAGCAACGGTTCGGTGTTCTACAGCCGTAATGGACAATTTAAGCTGGATGAAAACCGTAACCTGGTGAATATGCAAGGTTTACAGCTGACGGGGTACCCGGCAACCGGTACGCCGCCGACTATTCAGCAAGGGGCGAATCCGACCAATATTTCGATCCCGAATACCCTGATGGCAGCGAAAACTACCACCACGGCGTCAATGCAGATCAACCTGAATTCCAGTGATTCGCTTCCCTCTGTTAACGCATTTGATGCCAGCAATGCGGATAGCTATAACAAAAAAGGTTCGGTGACTGTTTTCGATAGTCAGGGTAATGCTCATGATATGAGCGTGTACTTTGTGAAGACCGGGGATAATAACTGGCAGGTCTACACCCAGGATAGTAGTGATCCAAACAGCATTGCGAAGACAGCGACAACACTGGTGTTTAATGCCAATGGCGTTCTGACCTCAAATCCAACAGCGAATATTTCCACTGGCGCAATTAACGGCGCAGATCCCGCCACGTTTAGCCTGAGCTTCCTCAACTCCATGCAGCAAAATACCGGCGCTAACAACATTGTGGCAACCACCCAGAACGGCTACAAACCGGGCGATCTGGTGAGTTATCAAATCAATGATGACGGTACGGTTGTCGGCAACTATTCCAACGAACAAACCCAACTGCTGGGGCAGATTGTACTGGCGAACTTTGCCAACAACGAAGGTCTGGCATCCGAAGGCGACAACGTCTGGTCCGCTACGCAATCTTCTGGCGTGGCGCTGTTGGGGACAGCCGGGACGGGCAACTTTGGCACACTGACCAACGGTGCGCTGGAAGCGTCCAACGTCGATCTCAGTAAAGAACTGGTCAATATGATCGTTGCCCAGCGTAACTATCAGTCTAACGCCCAGACCATCAAAACCCAGGACCAGATCCTCAATACGCTGGTTAACTTACGCTAA
- the flgD gene encoding flagellar hook assembly protein FlgD produces the protein MSIAVTTTDPTNTGVSTTSSSSLTGSNAADLQSSFLTLLVAQLKNQDPTNPMENNELTSQLAQISTVSGIEKLNTTLGSISGQIDNSQSLQASNLIGHGVMIPGTTVLAGTGSEEGAVTTTTPFGVELQQAADKVTATITDKNGAVVRTIDIGELTAGVHSFTWDGTLTDGSTAPNGSYNVAISASNGGTQLVAQPLQFALVQGVIRGNNGNTLDLGTYGTTTLDEVRQII, from the coding sequence ATGTCCATTGCGGTAACCACCACCGATCCGACGAATACCGGCGTCAGTACCACCAGCAGTAGTTCGCTCACGGGCAGCAACGCCGCAGATTTACAAAGCAGTTTTCTGACTTTGTTGGTGGCGCAGCTGAAAAACCAGGACCCGACCAATCCAATGGAAAACAACGAGCTGACGTCGCAATTGGCACAAATCAGCACGGTCAGTGGGATTGAAAAACTCAATACCACGCTTGGATCTATTTCCGGACAGATTGATAACAGCCAGTCGTTACAGGCCAGTAACCTGATTGGTCACGGCGTGATGATCCCCGGTACCACTGTTCTTGCGGGAACCGGCAGTGAAGAAGGGGCTGTGACCACGACCACGCCGTTTGGTGTTGAGTTGCAACAGGCGGCAGACAAAGTGACGGCCACCATCACCGATAAAAACGGCGCGGTCGTCCGTACCATTGATATCGGTGAACTGACTGCCGGAGTCCACAGTTTCACCTGGGACGGTACGTTGACTGACGGCAGCACTGCGCCGAACGGTTCTTACAATGTAGCGATTAGCGCCAGTAACGGTGGTACACAACTGGTTGCCCAGCCGCTGCAGTTTGCTCTGGTGCAGGGTGTGATCCGCGGCAACAACGGTAATACGCTGGATCTCGGCACTTACGGCACCACCACCCTCGACGAAGTACGGCAGATAATTTAA
- the flgC gene encoding flagellar basal body rod protein FlgC — protein sequence MALLNIFDIAGSALTAQSQRLNVAASNLANADSVTGPDGQPYRAKQVVFQVNAAPGAATGGVKVADVIESQAPDKLVYEPGNPLADAKGYVKMPNVDVVGEMVNTMSASRSYQANVEVLNTVKSMMLKTLTLGQ from the coding sequence ATGGCACTGCTGAATATTTTTGATATCGCCGGGTCGGCGTTAACTGCCCAGTCCCAGCGCCTGAACGTGGCGGCCAGTAATCTGGCGAATGCTGATAGCGTCACCGGTCCCGATGGACAGCCATATCGGGCAAAACAGGTGGTATTCCAGGTTAACGCTGCGCCAGGTGCTGCGACAGGCGGCGTAAAGGTTGCCGATGTTATAGAAAGTCAGGCCCCGGACAAACTGGTTTATGAACCGGGTAATCCGCTGGCGGATGCAAAGGGCTACGTGAAAATGCCAAACGTTGATGTCGTCGGAGAGATGGTTAACACCATGTCGGCGTCACGCAGTTATCAGGCCAATGTTGAAGTGCTCAACACGGTGAAAAGTATGATGCTGAAAACCCTTACGCTCGGTCAATAA
- the flgB gene encoding flagellar basal body rod protein FlgB, which translates to MLDKLDAALRFQQEALNLRAQRQEVLAANIANADTPGYQARDIDFASELKKVMQRGRDATSVVALTMTSTKHIPAQALTPPSAELQYRIPDQPSLDGNTVDMDRERTQFADNSLQYQMSLSALSGQIKGMMNVLQSGN; encoded by the coding sequence ATGCTCGATAAGCTCGACGCCGCCTTACGTTTTCAACAAGAGGCGCTCAATCTGCGCGCCCAGCGTCAGGAAGTGCTGGCAGCAAACATCGCCAATGCCGATACCCCTGGTTATCAGGCTCGCGATATCGATTTTGCCAGTGAACTTAAAAAAGTCATGCAACGTGGACGGGATGCAACCAGTGTGGTTGCTCTGACGATGACCTCAACGAAACACATTCCGGCGCAGGCGCTGACGCCTCCTTCCGCAGAACTGCAATACCGTATTCCGGACCAGCCTTCGCTTGACGGTAATACTGTCGATATGGATCGCGAACGCACCCAGTTTGCCGATAACAGCCTGCAATACCAGATGAGCCTTAGCGCGTTGAGCGGGCAGATCAAAGGCATGATGAACGTTTTACAGAGCGGAAATTAA
- the flgA gene encoding flagellar basal body P-ring formation chaperone FlgA has product MLTIKRSVAIIAILFSPLSAASNLTSQLHTFFSAQLAGVSDEVRVSIRTAPNLLPPCEQPLLSMSNNSRLWGNVNVLARCGNDKRYLQVNVQATGNYVVAAMPIVRGGKLEAGNVKLKRGRLDTLPPRTVLDINQLVDAVSLRDLSPDQPIQLTHFRQAWRVKAGQRVNVIASGDGFSANAEGQALNNAAVAQNARVRMISGQVVSGVVDADGNILINL; this is encoded by the coding sequence ATGCTGACAATAAAACGTAGCGTGGCGATCATCGCGATACTGTTCAGTCCGTTAAGTGCGGCGAGCAATCTCACATCGCAATTGCACACCTTTTTTAGCGCCCAGCTCGCGGGGGTAAGTGATGAGGTTCGTGTTTCTATTCGTACAGCGCCCAATCTACTACCGCCGTGCGAGCAGCCATTGCTTTCGATGAGCAATAATTCCCGCCTGTGGGGCAATGTGAATGTGTTGGCACGCTGCGGTAACGACAAACGATATTTACAGGTTAATGTACAGGCCACAGGAAATTATGTGGTTGCCGCGATGCCCATTGTGCGTGGAGGAAAGCTGGAAGCTGGCAATGTCAAACTGAAACGCGGCCGACTGGATACCTTGCCACCGCGTACGGTGCTGGATATCAATCAACTTGTTGATGCCGTTAGCCTGCGCGATCTATCACCCGATCAACCTATCCAGTTAACCCACTTTCGCCAGGCATGGCGGGTAAAAGCGGGACAACGTGTCAACGTGATCGCCAGCGGTGATGGGTTTAGCGCCAACGCAGAAGGTCAGGCGCTGAACAATGCAGCCGTCGCACAGAATGCGCGGGTGCGCATGATATCGGGACAAGTGGTCAGCGGCGTTGTTGATGCAGATGGGAATATTCTTATAAACCTGTAA
- the flgM gene encoding flagellar biosynthesis anti-sigma factor FlgM: MSIDRTSPLKPVSTVQPRETTDAPVTNTRAAKTTASTSTSVTLSDAQAKLMQPGSSDINLERVEALKLAIRNGELKMDTGKIADALINEAQQDLQSN, from the coding sequence ATGAGTATTGATCGCACTTCGCCTCTGAAGCCAGTAAGCACCGTTCAACCGCGCGAAACCACTGACGCGCCGGTAACAAACACCCGAGCGGCAAAAACAACAGCCTCCACCAGCACCAGTGTGACGTTAAGCGACGCGCAAGCAAAACTGATGCAACCCGGCAGCAGCGATATCAATCTTGAACGTGTCGAAGCGTTAAAACTGGCGATTCGTAACGGTGAACTAAAAATGGACACCGGCAAAATTGCCGATGCGCTGATCAACGAAGCGCAGCAAGACTTGCAGAGTAATTGA
- the flgN gene encoding flagella biosynthesis chaperone FlgN, whose product MTRLAEILDQMSAVLNDLKTVMDQEQQHLSMGQINGSQLQWITEQKSSLLATLDYLEQLRRKEPNTANSVDISQRWQEITGKTQQLRQLNQHNGWLLEGQIERNQQALEMLKPHQEPTLYGANGQTSTTHRGSKKISI is encoded by the coding sequence ATGACGCGTCTTGCAGAGATCCTCGACCAGATGTCCGCTGTGCTTAACGATCTCAAAACGGTAATGGATCAAGAGCAGCAACATCTCTCTATGGGGCAGATCAACGGCAGCCAGTTGCAATGGATTACAGAACAAAAAAGCTCACTGCTGGCGACGCTGGATTACCTCGAACAGTTACGCAGGAAAGAACCCAATACAGCAAATAGCGTTGATATTAGTCAACGCTGGCAGGAAATTACTGGCAAAACTCAGCAACTACGCCAACTGAATCAACATAACGGCTGGTTACTGGAAGGACAGATTGAGCGCAATCAACAGGCGCTGGAAATGTTGAAACCGCATCAGGAACCGACGCTATATGGAGCGAACGGTCAGACCTCAACAACCCATCGCGGCAGTAAAAAGATTTCGATCTGA
- the murJ gene encoding murein biosynthesis integral membrane protein MurJ produces MNLLKSLAAVSSMTMFSRVLGFARDAIVARIFGAGMATDAFFVAFKLPNLLRRIFAEGAFSQAFVPILAEYKSKQGEDATRVFVSYVSGLLTLALAVVTVAGMLAAPWVIMVTAPGFADTADKFALTSQLLKITFPYILLISLASLVGAILNTWNRFSIPAFAPTLLNISMIGFALFAAPYFNPPVLALAWAVTVGGVLQLVYQLPHLKKIGMLVLPRINFHDAGAMRVVKQMGPAILGVSVSQISLIINTIFASFLASGSVSWMYYADRLMEFPSGVLGVALGTILLPSLSKSFASGNHDEYNRLMDWGLRLCFLLALPSAVALGILSGPLTVSLFQYGKFTAFDALMTQRALIAYSVGLIGLIVVKVLAPGFYSRQDIKTPVKIAIVTLILTQLMNLAFIGPLKHAGLSLSIGLAACLNASLLYWQLRKQKIFTPQPGWMAFLLRLVVAVLVMSGVLLGMLHIMPEWSLGTMPWRLLRLMAVVLAGIAAYFAALAVLGFKVKEFARRTV; encoded by the coding sequence ATGAATTTATTAAAATCGCTGGCCGCCGTCAGCTCGATGACCATGTTTTCGCGTGTGCTTGGCTTCGCACGTGACGCAATTGTCGCCAGAATCTTTGGCGCAGGGATGGCAACCGACGCCTTTTTCGTCGCTTTTAAACTTCCTAACTTGTTACGCCGTATCTTTGCCGAAGGGGCATTTTCCCAGGCATTTGTACCGATTCTGGCGGAATATAAAAGTAAGCAGGGTGAAGACGCCACGCGGGTCTTTGTCTCTTATGTTTCTGGCCTGCTGACACTTGCGCTGGCGGTTGTGACGGTCGCTGGCATGCTCGCCGCACCGTGGGTGATCATGGTGACCGCGCCAGGCTTCGCTGACACAGCTGACAAATTTGCCCTGACCAGCCAGCTACTAAAGATTACCTTTCCCTATATCTTGCTGATCTCCCTGGCGTCGCTGGTGGGAGCGATTCTGAATACGTGGAACCGCTTCTCGATTCCGGCGTTTGCTCCAACACTGCTTAACATCAGCATGATTGGTTTCGCGCTGTTTGCCGCACCGTACTTTAACCCACCGGTGCTGGCGCTGGCGTGGGCTGTTACGGTCGGCGGCGTCCTGCAGCTGGTGTATCAGCTACCGCACCTGAAGAAGATCGGCATGCTGGTCCTGCCGCGCATTAACTTCCACGATGCCGGAGCAATGCGCGTGGTGAAACAGATGGGACCGGCAATCCTTGGCGTCTCTGTGAGTCAGATCTCCTTAATCATCAACACCATTTTTGCCTCGTTTCTTGCTTCCGGTTCGGTGTCTTGGATGTATTACGCCGACCGCTTAATGGAGTTTCCGTCCGGTGTACTGGGCGTGGCGCTTGGCACCATTTTGCTGCCGTCGCTGTCGAAAAGTTTTGCCAGTGGCAATCATGATGAATACAACCGTTTGATGGACTGGGGGCTGCGTCTTTGTTTCCTGTTGGCGCTGCCGAGTGCGGTTGCGTTGGGCATTCTTTCAGGTCCGTTGACCGTTTCGCTGTTTCAGTACGGTAAATTTACCGCCTTTGATGCGCTGATGACCCAGCGGGCGTTAATTGCCTACTCGGTGGGTTTGATTGGCCTGATTGTAGTGAAAGTGTTGGCTCCTGGCTTTTATTCCCGCCAGGACATTAAAACGCCAGTGAAAATTGCCATCGTTACGCTGATTTTAACGCAATTGATGAACCTGGCGTTTATTGGTCCGTTGAAACATGCCGGGCTGTCACTTTCTATTGGTCTGGCGGCGTGTCTGAATGCTTCGCTGCTTTACTGGCAGTTGCGTAAGCAGAAAATCTTTACCCCGCAACCTGGCTGGATGGCGTTTCTGTTGCGTCTGGTGGTGGCGGTACTGGTGATGTCTGGTGTGCTTTTAGGTATGTTACATATCATGCCGGAGTGGTCATTGGGTACCATGCCCTGGCGCTTACTGCGTTTAATGGCGGTCGTGCTGGCGGGGATTGCTGCGTACTTTGCTGCACTGGCGGTACTGGGCTTCAAAGTTAAAGAGTTTGCCCGCCGGACGGTGTAA
- the yceM gene encoding Gfo/Idh/MocA family protein gives MKKLRIGVVGLGGIAQKAWLPVLAAASDWTLQGAWSPTRAKALPICDSWRIPYADSLSSLAASCDAVFVHSSTASHFDVVSTLLNAGVHVCVDKPLAENLRDAERLVELAARKKLTLMVGFNRRFAPLYGELKTQLATAASLRMDKHRSNSVGPHDLYFTLLDDYLHVVDTALWLSGGKASLDGGTLLTNDAGEMLFAEHHFSAGPLQITTCMHRRAGSQRETVQAVTDGALIDITDMREWREERGQGVVNKPIPGWQSTLEQRGFVGCARHFIECVQNQTVPQTAGEQAVLAQRIVDKIWRDAMSE, from the coding sequence GTGAAAAAATTACGTATCGGCGTAGTGGGGTTAGGCGGCATCGCGCAAAAAGCGTGGTTACCGGTGCTGGCGGCAGCGTCTGACTGGACGTTACAAGGTGCGTGGTCGCCTACGCGCGCCAAAGCCTTGCCAATTTGTGACAGCTGGCGCATTCCTTATGCTGATTCGTTATCCAGCCTTGCCGCCAGTTGCGATGCGGTTTTTGTGCATTCCAGCACCGCCAGCCACTTTGACGTGGTCAGTACGTTACTCAATGCGGGGGTACATGTCTGTGTCGATAAACCGCTGGCAGAAAATCTGCGCGATGCTGAACGGCTGGTGGAACTGGCGGCGCGGAAAAAACTAACGTTGATGGTCGGTTTTAACCGTCGTTTCGCACCACTCTACGGTGAGTTAAAAACGCAACTCGCCACCGCAGCCTCGCTAAGAATGGATAAACATCGTAGCAATAGCGTCGGGCCACACGATCTTTATTTCACGTTGCTGGATGATTATCTGCATGTGGTGGATACCGCGCTGTGGTTGTCGGGCGGCAAAGCCTCTCTGGATGGCGGTACGCTACTGACTAACGACGCTGGCGAAATGCTGTTTGCCGAGCACCATTTTTCGGCCGGTCCTTTGCAGATCACCACCTGTATGCATCGCCGTGCCGGAAGCCAGCGTGAAACCGTGCAGGCCGTGACTGACGGTGCGCTCATCGACATTACGGATATGCGCGAATGGCGTGAGGAGCGTGGGCAGGGTGTAGTGAATAAACCGATTCCTGGTTGGCAGAGTACGCTTGAGCAACGTGGATTTGTCGGCTGTGCGCGGCACTTCATTGAATGCGTGCAAAATCAGACAGTTCCGCAAACCGCCGGCGAACAGGCAGTGCTGGCGCAACGTATCGTTGACAAGATCTGGCGCGATGCGATGAGTGAATAA
- the yceH gene encoding YceH family protein — protein sequence MKYQLTALEARVIGCLLEKQVTTPEQYPLSVNGVVTACNQKTNREPVMNLSESEVQEQLDNLVKRHYLRTVSGFGNRVTKYEQRFCNSEFGDLKLSAAEVALITTLLLRGAQTPGELRSRAARMYEFSDMAEVESTLEQLANREDGPFVVRLAREPGKRESRYMHLFSGEVEDQPAVMDMSNAVDGDLQARVEALEIEVAELKQRLDSLLAHLGD from the coding sequence ATGAAATATCAACTTACTGCCCTGGAAGCTCGCGTGATTGGTTGCTTGCTGGAAAAACAGGTGACCACGCCGGAGCAATACCCGCTCTCAGTCAATGGTGTAGTCACGGCCTGTAATCAGAAAACGAACCGTGAACCGGTCATGAATCTGAGTGAATCCGAGGTGCAGGAGCAACTGGATAATCTGGTCAAACGCCATTATCTGCGCACGGTGAGTGGCTTTGGTAATCGGGTCACCAAATATGAACAACGTTTTTGTAATTCAGAATTTGGCGATCTGAAACTGAGCGCCGCAGAAGTGGCGTTAATCACCACGTTGTTATTGCGTGGTGCCCAGACGCCGGGTGAACTGCGCAGCCGCGCCGCGCGAATGTATGAATTCAGCGATATGGCGGAAGTGGAGTCGACGCTGGAACAACTGGCAAATCGCGAAGATGGTCCTTTTGTGGTGCGTCTGGCCCGCGAACCGGGTAAACGTGAAAGCCGCTACATGCATCTTTTCAGTGGTGAGGTTGAAGATCAGCCGGCGGTGATGGATATGTCGAACGCGGTTGACGGTGATTTACAGGCACGCGTCGAAGCCCTGGAAATCGAAGTGGCAGAACTGAAACAGCGTCTTGATTCGTTGCTGGCCCATCTGGGAGATTAA
- the rimJ gene encoding ribosomal protein S5-alanine N-acetyltransferase, with product MFGYRSNVPKVRLTTDRLVVRLVHDRDAWRLADYYAENRHFLKPWEPVRDESHCYPSGWQARLGMINEFHKQGSAFYFGLFDPDEKEIIGVANFSNVVRGSFHACYLGYSIGQKWQGKGLMFEALSAAIRYMQRTQHIHRIMANYMPHNKRSGDLLARLGFEKEGYAKDYLLIDGQWRDHVLTALTTPDWTPGR from the coding sequence ATGTTTGGCTATCGCAGTAACGTGCCAAAAGTGCGCTTAACCACAGACCGACTGGTCGTGCGTCTGGTGCATGATCGTGATGCCTGGCGTCTGGCGGATTATTACGCAGAGAATCGCCATTTCCTCAAGCCCTGGGAGCCAGTGCGCGACGAAAGCCACTGTTATCCATCAGGCTGGCAGGCCAGGCTAGGGATGATTAACGAATTTCATAAACAAGGTTCAGCTTTCTACTTTGGCTTATTCGACCCGGACGAAAAAGAGATTATTGGCGTTGCCAATTTTTCCAATGTTGTTCGCGGCTCTTTTCATGCCTGCTATCTCGGTTATTCGATTGGGCAAAAATGGCAGGGCAAAGGACTCATGTTTGAAGCTCTGAGCGCAGCCATTCGTTATATGCAGCGCACCCAACATATTCATCGCATTATGGCTAATTATATGCCGCACAATAAACGCAGCGGTGATTTACTGGCGCGACTGGGTTTTGAAAAAGAAGGCTATGCGAAAGACTATCTGTTGATTGATGGACAATGGCGCGATCACGTACTGACGGCATTAACTACCCCAGACTGGACGCCCGGCCGCTAA
- the mdtH gene encoding multidrug efflux MFS transporter MdtH has product MSRVSQARNLGKYFLLIDNMLVVLGFFVVFPLISIRFVDQMGWAAVMVGIALGLRQFIQQGLGIFGGAIADRFGAKPMIVTGMLMRAAGFATMGIAHEPWLLWFSCLLSGLGGTLFDPPRSALVVKLIRPQQRGRFFSLLMMQDSAGAVIGALLGSWLLQYDFRLVCATGAVLFVLCAAFNAWLLPAWKLSTVRTPVREGMTRVMRDKRFVTYVLTLAGYYMLAVQVMLMLPIMVNDVAGAPSAVKWMYAIEACLSLTLLYPIARWSEKHFRLEHRLMAGLLIMSLSMMPVGMVSGLQQLFTLICLFYIGSIIAEPARETLSASLADARARGSYMGFSRLGLAIGGAIGYIGGGWLFDLGKSAHQPELPWMMLGIIGIFTFLALGWQFSQKRAARRLLERDA; this is encoded by the coding sequence ATGTCCCGCGTGTCGCAGGCGAGGAACCTGGGTAAATATTTCCTGCTCATCGATAATATGCTGGTCGTGCTGGGGTTCTTTGTTGTCTTCCCGCTGATCTCTATCCGCTTCGTTGATCAAATGGGCTGGGCCGCCGTCATGGTCGGTATTGCCCTCGGTCTACGCCAGTTTATTCAGCAAGGTCTGGGTATTTTCGGCGGCGCAATTGCCGACCGCTTTGGTGCCAAACCGATGATTGTCACCGGTATGCTGATGCGTGCCGCCGGATTCGCCACAATGGGTATCGCCCACGAACCGTGGCTACTGTGGTTTTCATGCCTGCTTTCGGGACTCGGCGGCACGTTGTTTGATCCTCCGCGTTCGGCGCTGGTGGTGAAATTAATCCGTCCACAGCAGCGTGGTCGTTTTTTCTCGCTGTTGATGATGCAGGACAGTGCCGGTGCGGTCATTGGCGCATTGTTGGGGAGCTGGCTGTTGCAATACGACTTTCGCCTGGTCTGCGCCACAGGGGCAGTTTTGTTTGTGCTGTGTGCAGCGTTCAATGCGTGGTTGTTACCGGCATGGAAACTCTCCACCGTGCGCACGCCCGTTCGCGAAGGCATGACCCGCGTGATGCGCGACAAGCGTTTTGTCACCTATGTCCTGACGCTGGCGGGTTACTACATGCTGGCTGTACAAGTGATGCTGATGCTGCCAATTATGGTCAACGACGTGGCTGGCGCGCCCTCTGCCGTTAAATGGATGTATGCCATTGAAGCGTGTCTGTCGTTAACGTTGCTCTACCCTATCGCCCGCTGGAGTGAAAAGCATTTTCGTCTGGAACACCGGTTAATGGCTGGGCTGTTGATAATGTCATTAAGCATGATGCCAGTAGGCATGGTCAGCGGCCTGCAACAACTTTTCACCCTGATTTGTCTGTTTTATATCGGGTCGATCATTGCCGAGCCTGCGCGTGAAACCTTAAGTGCTTCGCTGGCAGACGCAAGAGCTCGCGGCAGCTATATGGGGTTTAGCCGTCTGGGTCTGGCGATTGGCGGCGCTATTGGTTATATCGGTGGCGGCTGGCTGTTTGACCTGGGCAAATCGGCGCACCAGCCAGAGCTTCCGTGGATGATGCTGGGCATTATTGGCATCTTCACTTTCCTTGCGCTGGGTTGGCAGTTTAGCCAGAAACGCGCCGCGCGTCGTTTGCTTGAACGCGACGCCTGA
- the grxB gene encoding glutaredoxin 2 has protein sequence MKLYIYDHCPYCLKARMIFGLKNIPVELHVLLNDDAETPTRMVGQKQVPILQKDDSRYMPESMDIVHYVDKLDGKPLLTGKRSPAIEEWLRKVNGYANKLLLPRFAKSAFDEFSTPAARKYFVDKKEASAGNFADLLAHSDGLIKNISDDLRALDKLIVKPNAVNGELSEDDIQLFPLLRNLTLVAGINWPSRVADYRDNMAKQTQINLLSSMAI, from the coding sequence GTGAAGCTATACATTTACGATCACTGCCCTTACTGCCTCAAAGCCCGCATGATTTTCGGCCTGAAAAATATCCCCGTCGAATTACATGTTCTGCTCAACGACGACGCAGAAACACCCACCCGGATGGTCGGTCAAAAACAGGTTCCCATTCTGCAAAAAGATGACAGCCGCTATATGCCAGAAAGCATGGACATCGTTCACTATGTCGATAAACTCGACGGCAAACCGTTACTGACCGGCAAACGTTCCCCTGCCATTGAAGAGTGGCTGCGCAAGGTCAATGGCTACGCCAACAAACTGCTGTTGCCGCGTTTTGCCAAATCGGCATTTGATGAGTTTTCTACTCCTGCCGCGCGCAAATATTTCGTCGACAAGAAAGAGGCCAGCGCGGGTAATTTTGCCGACCTGCTGGCCCACTCTGACGGTCTGATTAAGAATATCAGCGATGATTTACGTGCGCTGGACAAACTGATCGTCAAACCGAACGCCGTGAATGGCGAACTTTCGGAAGATGATATTCAGCTATTTCCGCTCCTGCGTAATCTGACGCTAGTAGCCGGAATCAACTGGCCAAGCCGCGTTGCTGATTACCGCGATAATATGGCGAAACAGACACAAATCAATTTGTTATCATCAATGGCGATTTAA
- the yceB gene encoding lipoprotein, with product MNKFLFAAALIVSGLLVGCNQLTQYTITEQEINQSLAKHNNFSKDIGLPGVADAHIVLTNLTSQIGREEPNKVTLTGDANLDMNSLFGSQKATMKLKLKALPVFDKEKGAIFLKEMEVVDATVQPEKMQTVMQTLLPYLNQALRNYFNQQPAYVLREDGSQGEAMAKKLAKGIEVKPGEIVIPFTD from the coding sequence ATGAACAAGTTTTTATTTGCCGCTGCATTGATCGTCAGTGGCCTGCTCGTTGGCTGTAATCAACTCACCCAATACACCATCACCGAACAAGAAATTAACCAGTCGCTTGCGAAACATAATAATTTCTCAAAAGATATCGGTTTACCCGGCGTGGCTGACGCCCATATTGTTCTGACAAACCTGACCAGCCAAATTGGTCGCGAAGAGCCGAATAAGGTTACCCTAACCGGAGACGCCAATCTGGACATGAACTCCCTGTTCGGTAGCCAGAAAGCGACCATGAAACTGAAGCTGAAAGCGCTGCCCGTGTTTGATAAAGAAAAAGGCGCGATCTTCCTGAAAGAGATGGAAGTGGTCGATGCGACGGTACAACCGGAAAAAATGCAAACGGTGATGCAAACGTTGCTTCCCTATTTAAACCAGGCATTACGCAATTACTTTAACCAGCAACCTGCTTACGTCCTGCGCGAAGATGGCAGCCAGGGCGAAGCAATGGCGAAGAAACTGGCGAAAGGCATTGAAGTGAAGCCAGGCGAAATTGTCATTCCGTTTACTGATTAA